From the genome of Elusimicrobiaceae bacterium:
TATTGATCCGCGTACCTATAACATTGACCCGAAAGACATTGAACGCAAAATCACTAAAAAGACAAAAGCTATTTTGCCGGTGCATTTATATGGTTATCCGGCCGATATGGCTGCCATTATGAATTTAGCGCGCGAACACGATTTGAAAGTAATTGAAGATTGTGCCCAAGCGCATTTGGCTACGGCGGACGGAGTAAAAGTGGGCGGCATTGGTGATGCGGGCGCTTTTAGTTTTTACCCCAGCAAAAATTTGGGTGCTTGCGGAGACGCCGGCGCCATTACCACCAACGATGATGAAATTGCAGACCGCTGCCGCAGTCTGCGCCACAGCGGCCGCGCCAAAGACAAAGCGTACGAGTATGATTTGGAAGGTTCTACCTTGCGTATGGATGAAATTCAGGCCGCTATTTTGCGCGTGAAAATGAAACATTTACAAGAATGGACCGATGCTCGCCAAAAAGTAGCTTCTTGGTATGCAGAAGGGTTGCAAGGATTGCCGGTCGTGACACCGCCGGTACCTCCTGCCGGATATTCTCAATCTTACTACGTGTATACCTTACGTGTGGAAAACCGCGACGCGCTGCAAGCGTACTTGAAAGAAAACGGAATTGGCTCTGCGGTGTACTACCCGGTGCCTTTGTATAAACAACCGGCCTATAAACATTTAGGTTTTAAGACGGAAGATTATCCCAATGCAGAAAAAGCCGCTAAAGAAGTATTGTCTATCCCGATGTTCCCGGAACTGACGGAAGCCCAAGTGGCGCGCGTGTGTGATACGATTCGCGCTTTTTACGAAAAGAAATAAAAAGTAAGCCAAATAAAAATCCCCAAGCAACTAAAATGCTTGGGGATTTTTGTGATACTGCAAAAAGAGTTTGCAAACGTTAAGAACACAGGGCCGCGATATTGCTATCCGTTGGACGGCCGCCTGTTTTAACCCACCAATCACAAACCATTTGGGTGGTGTCTGTTTGCGCGGGAAATCCGGATGCTCCGTCCCCATAGGGAGACTCTTGTTGCCATTTCCACGGTTGTCCGATATATTTTGCAAAAACATATAAATTTCTTCCTTTGAGCACAAATTTAGACGAAGAGGGAGCCCAAACAATCCTATAATAAGATCCGGTCATAATACCATAATTTCCATATTTATTATTACAGTAATAATAGCCTCCAGCGTTAGTAGAGTAACTGCAAGACCACTCAGGTCTATCAATAACACCTTCAAATGAAGTGGTACGTATGTACCCATTTTCCATAGTATATGCATCTATGGTATCCATGAGATATTTTAAATCCATTTGCACTTGCACAAATTCTGCCTTGCGCGAAGCTTTTTCATACATGGGCATGGCAATAGCCGTGAGTAGGCCAATAATAAGAACCACAATCAGTAACTCAGTAAGGGTAAATGCCTTTATGAAATGATGTCTTCCCTGAGATTTGTAATTGGGGACCTCCTCCTTGCCAACAACCAAGCGTTTGAGATTCCCGACTACGACCTTCGGGAATGACAGAACATTTAATAACAATTCTTTTTCATTTTCCATATCGTTCTCCTATTTTCTGTCTTTGGGAAACGGAAATGACCGCAAAAAAACGGCTGTCTATATTGCGTCAGAGCAAGTGCCGCAAATATAAACAGCCGTAGTTTGCCACCCCATAGTTACCCACAGGGATGGCAAACATTTGGCACAAGAAAAAGGGGTTATAAGGCCCTTTCTCTTGCGCCTGATATCGGCTGTTTTTGGACTTGCTCTGAATTGCCTGATGGCAATGCTCCGTATTCCGCATACGGTTCCAAAAACAGATTAAATTGTCTTACTACAATTTTAGTATAACAAATTTGAGGATAAATAAAAAATCCCCAAGCAACTAAAATGCTTGGGGATTTTTGTGATGAGAACTGATTAGAATTTTATACCCAGTTTAAGCATCACAGTCCAGTAGTCATAATGACTATGCCCAAATTGGGATTTCATATCGCTGCGAAGGCCTGCCCACGTATAGCGAGCTTCCGCACCGAATAAGACGGTTTCGTCCAAATCAAATTCTACACCGCCGCCAAACATCCAGCCAATGTCTAAGCTATCATAGTTTTTGCTTTTGCCGGTAGTATCATTTTTCTCGTGAGCAAAGGCATACGCTCCGCCGATACCAGCCGTTCCGTATAAGCGAGTCATGGCTTCGGGAAATAAATAGGCGCGTCCCACAAACATAGCCGTTCCGACTCCGGCGTTATAATTGAATGTTTCGCCGGCCACTTTGAAATCATCTCCTTTGGAAAATCCGGCATAGTTGCCATCTAAACCCAAAGAAAGCCACGGCAAAATGTTGCGTACAAAAGCGATGCCGGCACTAAAACCCGTATCGCCGATTTCTAATTTTTGTCCGTTGGCCTCCC
Proteins encoded in this window:
- a CDS encoding DegT/DnrJ/EryC1/StrS family aminotransferase codes for the protein MPDNIPLFNLQKQHESLKSELNAAALDALNSMRWLLGPQTEGFEKDFAELIGVKHCISCSSGASAIQIALGAAGIGEGDEVITTPFTFIATTSSVSLTGAKFVFADIDPRTYNIDPKDIERKITKKTKAILPVHLYGYPADMAAIMNLAREHDLKVIEDCAQAHLATADGVKVGGIGDAGAFSFYPSKNLGACGDAGAITTNDDEIADRCRSLRHSGRAKDKAYEYDLEGSTLRMDEIQAAILRVKMKHLQEWTDARQKVASWYAEGLQGLPVVTPPVPPAGYSQSYYVYTLRVENRDALQAYLKENGIGSAVYYPVPLYKQPAYKHLGFKTEDYPNAEKAAKEVLSIPMFPELTEAQVARVCDTIRAFYEKK
- a CDS encoding prepilin-type N-terminal cleavage/methylation domain-containing protein, with amino-acid sequence MENEKELLLNVLSFPKVVVGNLKRLVVGKEEVPNYKSQGRHHFIKAFTLTELLIVVLIIGLLTAIAMPMYEKASRKAEFVQVQMDLKYLMDTIDAYTMENGYIRTTSFEGVIDRPEWSCSYSTNAGGYYYCNNKYGNYGIMTGSYYRIVWAPSSSKFVLKGRNLYVFAKYIGQPWKWQQESPYGDGASGFPAQTDTTQMVCDWWVKTGGRPTDSNIAALCS
- a CDS encoding outer membrane beta-barrel protein, with the protein product MKKLLLLAVLFCAPALYAAHEPYGCCTYKDTPKYGLRTNMSRVEFFGGVAWPNVDWEANGQKLEIGDTGFSAGIAFVRNILPWLSLGLDGNYAGFSKGDDFKVAGETFNYNAGVGTAMFVGRAYLFPEAMTRLYGTAGIGGAYAFAHEKNDTTGKSKNYDSLDIGWMFGGGVEFDLDETVLFGAEARYTWAGLRSDMKSQFGHSHYDYWTVMLKLGIKF